The following coding sequences lie in one Rickettsiella endosymbiont of Rhagonycha lignosa genomic window:
- the sdhC gene encoding succinate dehydrogenase, cytochrome b556 subunit, with product MSKRPINLNLLTIRFPITAIVSILHRISGFFLFLMIPIFLAILSLSLHSPEAFFTVHTCFAHPVTKLLILGFLFALFYHLLAGVRHLLMDTGVAEELKSARFSAGLVIVLAIGLTGLMGIYLW from the coding sequence GTGAGTAAACGACCGATTAATCTTAATTTATTGACGATTCGCTTTCCTATCACGGCAATCGTATCAATTTTGCATCGAATTTCTGGTTTTTTCTTATTTTTAATGATCCCAATCTTTTTAGCTATCCTGTCGCTGAGCTTACATAGCCCAGAGGCTTTTTTTACCGTGCACACCTGTTTTGCGCATCCAGTCACTAAATTGCTCATCTTGGGCTTTTTATTTGCGCTTTTTTACCATTTATTAGCCGGTGTTCGTCATTTGTTGATGGATACGGGCGTTGCAGAAGAATTAAAGTCCGCGCGCTTTAGTGCTGGCTTGGTTATTGTGCTGGCGATAGGTCTGACC